The following proteins are encoded in a genomic region of Thunnus maccoyii chromosome 8, fThuMac1.1, whole genome shotgun sequence:
- the LOC121902557 gene encoding uncharacterized protein LOC121902557 isoform X2 has product MIVLWVTLLVLHQGYALVPVITVQLGQPATLACALSNDEHNNKELYWYKQTAGDTLKLIVKVIRAANPEYAPEFNSTRLKVRKDKNFGNLTILRTTQEDEGMYHCAVMEWTNFEWSGTYLLVKGITERTSNYTVVQWTTVSDPVRPGDSVTLQCSILSDYKNKTCPGGHSVYWFRAGSDASHPDLIYTDGSRDECRKKTGIHSSPKSCVYRFSKNVSSSDDGTYYCAVTTCGEILFGNGTKLELVILIVCLAISVVANVFFICNRSVRVHEQYKGMESTISEARHANSRQPVHDITEVDDRMNYAALNFSERKATRGRKKKEFSEDCVYSQVK; this is encoded by the exons ATGATCGTGTTATGGGTAACACTGCTTGTTCTTCATCAAGGAT aTGCGCTGGTTCCAGTGATCACGGTTCAACTTGGTCAACCTGCAACTTTGGCATGTGCTTTATCTAATGATGAGCACAACAATAAAGAACTCTACTGGTACAAGCAGACTGCCGGTGATACTCTGAAATTAATTGTGAAAGTGATTAGAGCTGCAAATCCTGAGTATGCACCAGAGTTTAATTCCACAAGATTGAAGGTACGTAAAGATAAGAATTTTGGTAACCTGACCATTTTGAGGACAACCCAAGAAGACGAGGGAATGTACCATTGTGCAGTCATGGAGTGGACTAATTTTGAATGGAGTGGGACATATTTATTAGTTAAAG GAATCACTGAAAGGACATCAAACTATACTGTTGTTCAGTGGACGACAGTGTCTGATCCAGTCCGTCCAGGAGACTCTGTGACTCTCCAGTGTTCAATCCTCTCTGACTACAAGAACAAGACATGTCCAGGAGGACACAGCGTTTACTGGTTCAGAGCTGGATCAGATGCATCTCATCCAGACCTTATCTACACTGATGGAAGTCGTGATGAATGTAGAAAGAAAACTGGCATTCACTCGTCTCCAAAGAGCTGTGTCTATCGCTTCTCTAAAAACGTCAGCTCCTCTGATGATGGGACTTATTACTGTGCTGTGACCACATGTGGAGAGATATTATTTGGAAATGGAACTAAACTGGAACTTG TGATATTAATAGTCTGCTTGGCCATTTCTGTTGTTGCAAATGTCTTCTTCATCTGCAACCGAAGTGTAAGAGTACATGAACAATATAAAG GAATGGAAAGCACTATTTCAGAAGCTCGACATGCCAACTCACGTCAGCCGGTACATGATATt ACTGAAGTTGATGACAGAATGAACTACGCTGCACTGAATTTCTCAGAAAGAAAAGCAacgagaggaagaaagaagaaagagttTTCAGAGGACTGTGTGTACTCTCAAGTTAAATGA
- the LOC121902557 gene encoding uncharacterized protein LOC121902557 isoform X1, translated as MIVLWVTLLVLHQGYALVPVITVQLGQPATLACALSNDEHNNKELYWYKQTAGDTLKLIVKVIRAANPEYAPEFNSTRLKVRKDKNFGNLTILRTTQEDEGMYHCAVMEWTNFEWSGTYLLVKGITERTSNYTVVQWTTVSDPVRPGDSVTLQCSILSDYKNKTCPGGHSVYWFRAGSDASHPDLIYTDGSRDECRKKTGIHSSPKSCVYRFSKNVSSSDDGTYYCAVTTCGEILFGNGTKLELVQTTHSLFIGIVILIVCLAISVVANVFFICNRSVRVHEQYKGMESTISEARHANSRQPVHDITEVDDRMNYAALNFSERKATRGRKKKEFSEDCVYSQVK; from the exons ATGATCGTGTTATGGGTAACACTGCTTGTTCTTCATCAAGGAT aTGCGCTGGTTCCAGTGATCACGGTTCAACTTGGTCAACCTGCAACTTTGGCATGTGCTTTATCTAATGATGAGCACAACAATAAAGAACTCTACTGGTACAAGCAGACTGCCGGTGATACTCTGAAATTAATTGTGAAAGTGATTAGAGCTGCAAATCCTGAGTATGCACCAGAGTTTAATTCCACAAGATTGAAGGTACGTAAAGATAAGAATTTTGGTAACCTGACCATTTTGAGGACAACCCAAGAAGACGAGGGAATGTACCATTGTGCAGTCATGGAGTGGACTAATTTTGAATGGAGTGGGACATATTTATTAGTTAAAG GAATCACTGAAAGGACATCAAACTATACTGTTGTTCAGTGGACGACAGTGTCTGATCCAGTCCGTCCAGGAGACTCTGTGACTCTCCAGTGTTCAATCCTCTCTGACTACAAGAACAAGACATGTCCAGGAGGACACAGCGTTTACTGGTTCAGAGCTGGATCAGATGCATCTCATCCAGACCTTATCTACACTGATGGAAGTCGTGATGAATGTAGAAAGAAAACTGGCATTCACTCGTCTCCAAAGAGCTGTGTCTATCGCTTCTCTAAAAACGTCAGCTCCTCTGATGATGGGACTTATTACTGTGCTGTGACCACATGTGGAGAGATATTATTTGGAAATGGAACTAAACTGGAACTTG tGCAAACAACACATTCACTATTTATTGGAATAGTGATATTAATAGTCTGCTTGGCCATTTCTGTTGTTGCAAATGTCTTCTTCATCTGCAACCGAAGTGTAAGAGTACATGAACAATATAAAG GAATGGAAAGCACTATTTCAGAAGCTCGACATGCCAACTCACGTCAGCCGGTACATGATATt ACTGAAGTTGATGACAGAATGAACTACGCTGCACTGAATTTCTCAGAAAGAAAAGCAacgagaggaagaaagaagaaagagttTTCAGAGGACTGTGTGTACTCTCAAGTTAAATGA